A single window of Candidatus Ozemobacteraceae bacterium DNA harbors:
- the ybeY gene encoding rRNA maturation RNase YbeY: MEILISNRQKKSKFNISRIRSIAVEILRFEDAPDNVELSIVLCDDDFIQKLNNDYLGHNRPTDVLSFPIEDDELETGVRAIGDVVISVETAARQAEKLSHSIGLEVAFLLIHGILHLQGYDHDTRGEQLRMRDREAAICRYLCDRKLLKGLETEGPATLIARVEKKARPAGRKPSPDAGTQASEKPKRAGKTGGRHLNG; encoded by the coding sequence ATGGAAATCCTCATCAGCAACCGGCAAAAGAAGAGTAAATTCAATATCTCCAGGATTCGAAGTATAGCAGTTGAAATACTTCGCTTCGAGGATGCTCCCGACAACGTGGAGCTGTCGATCGTCCTGTGCGACGACGATTTCATCCAGAAGCTGAACAACGATTACCTCGGCCACAACCGGCCGACCGATGTCCTGTCCTTCCCCATCGAGGACGACGAGCTGGAAACCGGCGTACGGGCGATCGGCGACGTCGTCATCAGCGTCGAGACCGCCGCCAGACAGGCGGAAAAGCTCAGCCATTCGATCGGCCTCGAGGTCGCCTTCCTGTTGATCCACGGTATCCTTCACCTGCAGGGCTACGATCACGACACCCGGGGCGAACAGCTCCGAATGCGCGATCGAGAAGCGGCCATCTGCCGCTATCTATGCGACAGGAAGCTCCTAAAGGGGCTCGAGACGGAAGGCCCCGCCACTCTGATCGCACGGGTGGAAAAAAAAGCGCGGCCCGCCGGCCGGAAACCTTCGCCGGACGCCGGAACCCAGGCTTCGGAAAAGCCGAAGCGGGCCGGGAAAACCGGAGGTCGGCATCTCAATGGATGA
- a CDS encoding hemolysin family protein, whose amino-acid sequence MRGADAMTDPVYVLVFCLLLCCSAFFSATETAFFSLSPLRLKKLEDEGDGQAGEILTVLGDKQRLLITLLLGNTFVNVAATAMATAFLVDELPKVAWLASSPLGASPHVSVAIASGMMTILLLICGEITPKTVAIFNAQRFARVVVKPLRLVMFLLTPFTTAINVTLAKLVPSYADWNRKLGSATSLDQIDSYFSLGEEVGIIERDEKEMISSVFEFGDTLVREVMVPRPDIMAISINTSLDALLKFLREDGHSRFPVYDGSLDKIVGVLYVKDLLMRYEEMRDNFNLTKLLRQVCFVPETKKLDDMLREFQKRKMHLAVVVDEYGGVSGLVTIEDLLEEIVGEIIDEYDQDELPPIIEVGPDVFSVDARYGIADLETELGLKLEYEDSETVSGYVLEKLGRIPRRDEKLDEPQACFQVVELKGNRILRLRVTRKPAPEPEPDLGPDDLIE is encoded by the coding sequence ATGCGGGGTGCCGATGCCATGACCGACCCCGTCTACGTTCTCGTGTTCTGTCTCCTGCTCTGCTGTTCGGCTTTCTTCTCCGCAACCGAGACGGCCTTCTTCTCCCTTTCCCCCCTGCGGCTGAAAAAGCTCGAAGACGAGGGAGACGGCCAGGCCGGTGAGATCCTGACCGTTCTTGGGGACAAGCAACGGCTTCTCATCACCCTCCTGCTGGGAAATACCTTCGTCAACGTCGCCGCCACCGCGATGGCCACGGCGTTCCTCGTGGATGAACTGCCCAAGGTCGCGTGGCTTGCCTCTTCCCCGCTTGGGGCTTCTCCTCACGTTTCCGTGGCCATTGCCTCCGGCATGATGACGATCCTTCTGCTCATCTGCGGCGAGATCACTCCGAAAACCGTCGCGATCTTCAACGCCCAGCGCTTCGCGCGGGTCGTCGTCAAGCCCCTGCGGCTCGTCATGTTTCTCCTGACGCCCTTCACCACGGCGATCAACGTCACCCTGGCAAAACTGGTTCCGTCCTATGCGGACTGGAATCGCAAGCTGGGTTCCGCCACCTCCCTGGACCAGATCGACAGCTATTTTTCGCTCGGGGAAGAAGTCGGCATCATCGAGCGCGACGAAAAGGAAATGATCAGTTCCGTGTTCGAGTTCGGCGACACACTCGTGCGGGAGGTCATGGTGCCCCGTCCCGACATCATGGCGATATCGATCAACACGTCTCTCGACGCGCTTCTCAAATTCCTGCGCGAGGACGGCCATTCCCGCTTCCCCGTCTACGACGGCTCCCTGGACAAGATCGTCGGCGTTCTCTACGTGAAGGACCTGCTGATGCGATACGAGGAGATGCGCGACAATTTCAATCTGACCAAGCTGCTCCGGCAGGTCTGTTTCGTACCCGAGACGAAAAAGCTCGACGACATGCTGCGCGAGTTCCAGAAGCGAAAGATGCATCTCGCCGTCGTCGTCGACGAATACGGCGGCGTTTCGGGCCTCGTGACGATCGAGGATCTCCTCGAGGAGATCGTCGGCGAAATCATCGACGAGTACGACCAGGACGAGCTTCCCCCCATCATCGAGGTCGGGCCCGACGTTTTCAGCGTCGATGCGCGGTACGGCATCGCCGATCTCGAGACCGAACTGGGCCTCAAGCTCGAATACGAGGATTCCGAGACCGTGAGCGGGTACGTTCTCGAAAAGCTTGGCCGCATTCCGCGCCGCGACGAGAAACTGGACGAACCGCAGGCCTGTTTCCAGGTCGTCGAGCTCAAGGGAAACAGGATCCTGAGACTGAGAGTCACCCGAAAGCCAGCTCCGGAGCCGGAACCCGACCTCGGGCCGGACGATCTCATCGAATAG
- a CDS encoding hemolysin family protein has protein sequence MTILISLALVSACLFLAGAYAGIETGFVSLDLEMIKHQAQEPDAVAERALLKIILQPERFLALTLIGINLTMVVATSVWTELLHYYRPSLVTAGTIAMSVFILIFCELLPKMVFVAKPFEMSTRFIPLVKASDRILSVPIVAVTWFTRGIIRLLGVAGSRKRRNISRDELLILLSQGASSGVLREKPTRMARGIIGLKDTRLCEIMIPRPRLVALDVSTPIEKARKLVMEGGYSRIPVYEGRIDQVIGFLYFKDLFLRPRQPASLRELLSPAVFSPEMKNAFEQLREMRRDNFHAVIILDEFGSVSGLVTLEDLLEEVFGEIQDELDEPVTSLKANNDGTLTAPADMSLADFRRETGIEFIETEGASTLNGLILATAGRIPQTGEKLGIARCTFEILQADSRRVLKVRIDPGDGKRGEKKT, from the coding sequence ATGACGATACTGATTTCGCTGGCCCTCGTGTCCGCCTGCCTCTTCCTTGCCGGTGCCTATGCCGGTATCGAAACGGGCTTCGTCAGTCTCGATCTCGAGATGATCAAGCACCAGGCGCAGGAGCCGGATGCCGTCGCGGAGCGGGCGCTGCTCAAGATCATCCTCCAGCCGGAGCGTTTTCTGGCGCTGACGCTGATCGGGATCAACCTCACGATGGTCGTGGCGACGTCGGTCTGGACGGAATTGCTTCATTACTACCGGCCCTCTCTCGTAACCGCCGGAACCATCGCGATGTCGGTATTCATCCTCATTTTCTGCGAACTGCTTCCCAAGATGGTGTTCGTCGCGAAGCCGTTCGAGATGTCGACGCGGTTCATTCCGCTCGTGAAGGCTTCCGACCGGATCCTGAGCGTTCCGATCGTCGCGGTCACCTGGTTCACCCGCGGCATCATTCGGCTCCTCGGAGTGGCCGGAAGCAGGAAGCGCAGGAACATCTCACGCGATGAGCTGCTGATTCTGTTGAGCCAGGGCGCGAGTTCGGGGGTTCTGCGGGAGAAGCCGACCCGCATGGCGCGCGGTATCATCGGCCTGAAGGACACGCGGCTGTGCGAGATCATGATCCCGAGGCCCAGGCTCGTCGCCCTCGACGTGAGCACTCCGATAGAAAAGGCCCGGAAGCTGGTGATGGAAGGCGGGTATTCCCGCATTCCCGTCTACGAGGGCCGGATCGACCAGGTGATCGGCTTCCTGTATTTCAAGGACCTGTTCCTGCGCCCTCGGCAGCCCGCGTCTCTCAGAGAACTCCTGTCGCCGGCCGTCTTCTCGCCCGAGATGAAAAACGCATTCGAGCAGCTCCGGGAAATGCGCCGAGACAACTTCCACGCGGTGATCATCCTCGACGAGTTCGGCTCGGTGTCTGGCCTCGTCACGCTCGAAGACCTGCTCGAGGAGGTGTTCGGCGAGATCCAGGACGAGCTCGACGAGCCCGTCACCAGCCTGAAGGCGAATAACGACGGCACGCTGACCGCCCCGGCCGATATGAGCCTCGCGGATTTCCGGAGGGAAACTGGGATAGAATTTATCGAAACCGAAGGCGCATCGACCCTGAATGGGCTTATACTGGCAACGGCGGGTCGCATTCCCCAGACCGGGGAAAAACTCGGGATCGCCCGCTGCACCTTCGAAATTCTCCAGGCCGACAGCAGGCGGGTGCTGAAGGTCCGGATCGACCCGGGTGACGGAAAACGCGGAGAGAAGAAAACATGA
- a CDS encoding DUF502 domain-containing protein, which produces MIGHGRDRFKDGLKLVLNGLKTLHDILRSYFITGVILVVPAFVTLFIIYQLFIFADGILGNAVSGAIGLRIPGFGLIATALLFVVAGRIAQNVIGQRVLTWVDRSLESLPVVRSLYVGVKQVSDVVLQQHKGEFKRVVLVEYPKEDSWVVGFVTGDFPAEVTDGFKGRSMLCVFVPTTPNPTSGFLLIVDRTKIIEMNLSIEEAMKLVISGGLVKPTAQETLRPAQTDEEFTIPH; this is translated from the coding sequence ATGATCGGTCACGGCAGGGATCGCTTCAAGGACGGTCTGAAGCTCGTTCTCAACGGGTTGAAGACGCTCCACGACATCCTGCGGAGCTATTTTATCACGGGCGTTATATTGGTCGTTCCGGCCTTCGTGACGCTGTTCATCATCTATCAGCTGTTCATTTTCGCCGACGGCATCCTTGGAAATGCCGTGAGCGGAGCGATCGGCCTGCGGATTCCCGGCTTCGGCCTCATCGCGACGGCGCTGTTGTTCGTCGTCGCCGGCCGGATCGCTCAGAACGTGATCGGGCAGCGGGTTCTCACCTGGGTCGACCGGTCCCTCGAGTCGTTGCCGGTCGTCCGGTCGCTGTATGTCGGCGTCAAGCAGGTTTCCGACGTCGTCCTGCAACAGCACAAGGGCGAGTTCAAGCGCGTCGTGCTTGTCGAGTATCCGAAGGAGGACAGCTGGGTCGTCGGGTTCGTGACGGGAGATTTTCCGGCGGAGGTCACCGATGGATTCAAAGGGCGGAGCATGCTGTGCGTGTTCGTTCCGACGACGCCGAATCCGACCTCGGGCTTCCTGCTGATCGTCGACCGGACGAAGATCATCGAAATGAACCTCAGCATCGAGGAGGCGATGAAACTCGTCATCTCGGGCGGCCTCGTGAAACCAACCGCGCAGGAGACCCTCCGGCCGGCCCAAACCGACGAAGAGTTTACGATTCCCCACTGA